One Miscanthus floridulus cultivar M001 chromosome 11, ASM1932011v1, whole genome shotgun sequence DNA window includes the following coding sequences:
- the LOC136492820 gene encoding anther-specific protein RTS-like — MKAVDAAVLLLLALVVAPAVNADHDGHHHHHHRGHGGHRRSSVAGLTQCVTICGSRVTSCMLDCYQPLIDLDPVELPVCLLKCTNHAMICASGCPVTGNV; from the coding sequence ATGAAGGCTGTCGACGCGGCGGTGCTTCTGCTGCTGGCGCTAGTGGTCGCGCCGGCGGTGAACGCAGACCAtgacggccaccaccaccaccaccaccgcggcCACGGCGGCCACCGGCGGTCCTCTGTGGCCGGGCTGACGCAGTGCGTCACCATCTGCGGGTCCCGGGTGACCTCCTGCATGCTGGACTGCTACCAGCCGCTGATCGACCTGGACCCCGTGGAGCTGCCCGTCTGCCTCCTCAAGTGCACCAACCACGCCATGATCTGCGCCTCCGGCTGCCCCGTCACCGGGAACGTCTAG
- the LOC136492816 gene encoding pentatricopeptide repeat-containing protein At5g04810, chloroplastic-like isoform X1, with translation MQFLSIPTASSPTPRLFKPVASSASFRRPSPPTPPAPRPSPPPPPPANPLASKLWLTSKLSPPPPSPVSLEMVEEPPPPPEPEPEQEAAALRQEDFRQKGKVFVGNLPLWAGKPEITEFFRQFGPLEKVELVRGHDDPERNVGFCFLYYGGDDPEAAAGRAVEVDGVEFRGKSLTVRLDDGRKGRARAEERARWVEAGVAREARSPWHKGREDACREFRRVLESRPEDWQAVVSAFERIPKPSRREFGLMVVYYAKRGDKHHARATFENMRARGIEPNAFVFTSLVHAYAVARDMRGAMSCIEEMKSEGLEMTVVTYSILIAGYGKTNDAHSSSLGRSADKLFKEAKTKLDNLNGIIYSNIIHAHCQSGNMDRAEELVHEMEEDGIDAPIDVYHSMMHGYTVVHDENKCLIVFERLKECGFKPSIISYGCLINLYVKIGKVPKALAIGKEMESHGIKHNNKTYSMLINGFIHLHDFANAFSIFEDMIKSGLQPDRAVYNLLVEAFCKMGNMDRALRIFERMQKERMQPSNRTFRPIIEGFAVAGDMKRALDTLDLMRRSGCAPTVMTYNALIHGLIRKHQVERAVSVLDKMSIAGIAPNEYTYTIIMRGYAASGDIGKAFEYFTKIKESGLKLDVYIYETLLRACCKSGRMQSALAVTREMSFQKIPRNTFIYNILIDGWARRGDVWEAADLMKQMKDDGIPPNIHTFTSYINACCKAGDMQRAENVIQEMADVGLKPNVKTFTTLIKGWARVSLPDRALKCFEEMKLAGLMPDEAAYHCLVTSLLSRATVMEGSTYTGILSVCREMFENDLTVDMRTAVHWSKWLHKIERTGGALTEALQRIFPPDWNSSENLEASSSVSDGDSESCSDSELSDNDEDHDDDL, from the exons ATGCAATTCCTCtcgatccccaccgcctcctCGCCTACTCCCAGGCTCTTCAAGCCCGTGGCCTCCTCGGCCTCCTTCCGCCGCCCCTCTCCACCGACGCCTCCGGCCCCAAGAccctcgccgccgcctcctcctcccgcaAACCCCCTCGCCTCCAAGCTATGGCTGACGAGCAAGCTGTCCCCACCGCCTCCTTCGCCAGTGTCGCTCGAGATGGTGGAGGAGCCCCCGCCcccgccggagccggagccggagcaggaggcggcggcgctgcggCAGGAGGACTTCCGGCAGAAGGGCAAGGTGTTCGTGGGGAACCTGCCGCTGTGGGCGGGGAAGCCTGAGATCACGGAGTTCTTCCGCCAGTTCGGGCCCCTGGAGAAGGTGGAGCTGGTGCGGGGCCACGACGACCCCGAGCGCAACGTCGGCTTCTGTTTCCTCTACTACGGGGGCGACGACCCGGAGGCCGCCGCGGGGCGGGCCGTGGAGGTGGACGGGGTGGAGTTCCGGGGGAAGTCGCTCACCGTGAGGCTCGACGACGGGAGGAAAGGGAGGGCCAGGGCGGAGGAGCGGGCGCGCTGGGTCGAAGCTGGGGTGGCCCGGGAGGCTCGCTCACCGTGGCACAAGGGCAGGGAGGACGCGTGCCGCGAGTTCCGGAGAGTGCTGGAGTCGCGGCCCGAGGACTGGCAGGCTGTCGTCTCTGCTTTCGAGCGGATTCCCAAG CCATCAAGGAGGGAATTTGGTCTGATGGTTGTGTATTATGCCAAGCGAGGTGATAAGCATCACGCTCGTGCAACATTTGAGAACATGAGAGCAAGAGGGATAGAGCCCAATGCGTTTGTCTTCACAAG CCTTGTTCACGCTTATGCAGTTGCTAGAGATATGCGTGGGGCAATGTCATGCATTGAGGAAATGAAATCTGAAGGCCTCGAAATGACAGTTGTTACTTATAGTATCCTTATTGCAGGATATGGCAAAACTAACGATGCTCA TTCATCTTCTCTTGGAAGATCTGCAGACAAGTTGTTCAAAGAGGCTAAGACCAAGCTCGACAACCTAAATGGAATCATATATAGCAACATTATACATGCTCACTG CCAATCTGGGAATATGGATCGAGCTGAAGAGCTGGTCCATGAAATGGAAGAGGATGGAATTGATGCTCCTATCGATGTTTATCACAGTATGATGCATGGATATACTGTCGTCCATGATGAAAACAAATGTCTAATTGTGTTTGAAAGGCTGAAG GAGTGTGGCTTCAAACCATCTATAATATCTTATGGTTGCCTTATTAATCTGTATGTTAAG ATTGGGAAGGTTCCGAAAGCCTTAGCTATTGGCAAAGAAATGGAATCACATGGCATCAAACATAATAACAAAACTTACTCTATGCTGATCAATGGATTTATCCATCTGCATGACTTTGCAAATGCTTTTAGCATTTTCGAGGACATGATAAAATCAGGTTTGCAGCCTGATCGTGCCGTATACAATTTGCTGGTAGAAGCATTTTGTAAGATGGGAAATATGGATCGAGCTCTTCGCATATTTGAAAGAATGCAGAAGGAACGAATGCAACCATCAAATAGAACATTCAGGCCTATCATAGAAGGATTTGCAGTTGCTGGAGATATGAAAAGGGCTCTCGATACCCTTGACCTAATGCGACGAAGTGGTTGTGCTCCTACTGTAATGACTTACAATGCTCTCATCCATGGGCTAATTAGAAAGCACCAG GTTGAAAGAGCTGTTTCTGTACTTGACAAGATGTCTATTGCTGGCATTGCACCAAATGAGTATACATACACAATCATTATGAGAGGCTATGCTGCTAGTGGAGATATTGGGAAGGCTTTTGAGTATTTCACCAAAATCAAAGAGAGTGGCCTAAAGCTCGATGTGTACATTTATGAAACATTGTTGAGAGCCTGTTGCAAATCAGGAAGGATGCAAAGTGCCTTAGCAGTTACAAGAGAGATGAGCTTTCAGAAGATACCAAGGAATACATTTATATATAATATTTTGATTGATGG TTGGGCTCGCAGAGGAGATGTCTGGGAGGCAGcagatttgatgaaacaaatgaaaGACGATGGAATCCCTCCTAACATCCATACATTTACCTCCTACATAAATGCATGCTGCAAAGCAGGAGACATGCAG AGAGCGGAAAATGTGATTCAAGAAATGGCAGATGTTGGATTGAAACCGAATGTCAAGACGTTTACCACATTGATTAAAGGTTGGGCTAGAGTGTCACTGCCAGATAGAGCGTTGAAATGCTTTGAGGAGATGAAATTGGCTGGGCTTATGCCTGATGAAGCTGCTTATCATTGCTTGGTGACCTCACTTCTCTCAAGGGCAACTGTGATGGAGGGAAGCACCTACACGGGAATCTTAAGTGTCTGTAGGGAAATGTTTGAGAATGATTTGACTGTTGACATGCGCACTGCTGTTCACTGGTCAAAATGGCTTCACAAGATTGAGAGGACGGGTGGTGCGCTAACAGAAGCACTTCAGCGAATATTTCCACCTGATTGGAACTCATCAGAAAATTTGGAGGCTTCGAGTTCTGTAAGTGACGGAGATTCTGAATCTTGCAGTGACTCAGAGttaagtgataatgatgaggatcaTGATGATGACTTGTGA
- the LOC136492816 gene encoding pentatricopeptide repeat-containing protein At5g04810, chloroplastic-like isoform X2, translated as MQFLSIPTASSPTPRLFKPVASSASFRRPSPPTPPAPRPSPPPPPPANPLASKLWLTSKLSPPPPSPVSLEMVEEPPPPPEPEPEQEAAALRQEDFRQKGKVFVGNLPLWAGKPEITEFFRQFGPLEKVELVRGHDDPERNVGFCFLYYGGDDPEAAAGRAVEVDGVEFRGKSLTVRLDDGRKGRARAEERARWVEAGVAREARSPWHKGREDACREFRRVLESRPEDWQAVVSAFERIPKPSRREFGLMVVYYAKRGDKHHARATFENMRARGIEPNAFVFTSLVHAYAVARDMRGAMSCIEEMKSEGLEMTVVTYSILIAGYGKTNDAQSADKLFKEAKTKLDNLNGIIYSNIIHAHCQSGNMDRAEELVHEMEEDGIDAPIDVYHSMMHGYTVVHDENKCLIVFERLKECGFKPSIISYGCLINLYVKIGKVPKALAIGKEMESHGIKHNNKTYSMLINGFIHLHDFANAFSIFEDMIKSGLQPDRAVYNLLVEAFCKMGNMDRALRIFERMQKERMQPSNRTFRPIIEGFAVAGDMKRALDTLDLMRRSGCAPTVMTYNALIHGLIRKHQVERAVSVLDKMSIAGIAPNEYTYTIIMRGYAASGDIGKAFEYFTKIKESGLKLDVYIYETLLRACCKSGRMQSALAVTREMSFQKIPRNTFIYNILIDGWARRGDVWEAADLMKQMKDDGIPPNIHTFTSYINACCKAGDMQRAENVIQEMADVGLKPNVKTFTTLIKGWARVSLPDRALKCFEEMKLAGLMPDEAAYHCLVTSLLSRATVMEGSTYTGILSVCREMFENDLTVDMRTAVHWSKWLHKIERTGGALTEALQRIFPPDWNSSENLEASSSVSDGDSESCSDSELSDNDEDHDDDL; from the exons ATGCAATTCCTCtcgatccccaccgcctcctCGCCTACTCCCAGGCTCTTCAAGCCCGTGGCCTCCTCGGCCTCCTTCCGCCGCCCCTCTCCACCGACGCCTCCGGCCCCAAGAccctcgccgccgcctcctcctcccgcaAACCCCCTCGCCTCCAAGCTATGGCTGACGAGCAAGCTGTCCCCACCGCCTCCTTCGCCAGTGTCGCTCGAGATGGTGGAGGAGCCCCCGCCcccgccggagccggagccggagcaggaggcggcggcgctgcggCAGGAGGACTTCCGGCAGAAGGGCAAGGTGTTCGTGGGGAACCTGCCGCTGTGGGCGGGGAAGCCTGAGATCACGGAGTTCTTCCGCCAGTTCGGGCCCCTGGAGAAGGTGGAGCTGGTGCGGGGCCACGACGACCCCGAGCGCAACGTCGGCTTCTGTTTCCTCTACTACGGGGGCGACGACCCGGAGGCCGCCGCGGGGCGGGCCGTGGAGGTGGACGGGGTGGAGTTCCGGGGGAAGTCGCTCACCGTGAGGCTCGACGACGGGAGGAAAGGGAGGGCCAGGGCGGAGGAGCGGGCGCGCTGGGTCGAAGCTGGGGTGGCCCGGGAGGCTCGCTCACCGTGGCACAAGGGCAGGGAGGACGCGTGCCGCGAGTTCCGGAGAGTGCTGGAGTCGCGGCCCGAGGACTGGCAGGCTGTCGTCTCTGCTTTCGAGCGGATTCCCAAG CCATCAAGGAGGGAATTTGGTCTGATGGTTGTGTATTATGCCAAGCGAGGTGATAAGCATCACGCTCGTGCAACATTTGAGAACATGAGAGCAAGAGGGATAGAGCCCAATGCGTTTGTCTTCACAAG CCTTGTTCACGCTTATGCAGTTGCTAGAGATATGCGTGGGGCAATGTCATGCATTGAGGAAATGAAATCTGAAGGCCTCGAAATGACAGTTGTTACTTATAGTATCCTTATTGCAGGATATGGCAAAACTAACGATGCTCA ATCTGCAGACAAGTTGTTCAAAGAGGCTAAGACCAAGCTCGACAACCTAAATGGAATCATATATAGCAACATTATACATGCTCACTG CCAATCTGGGAATATGGATCGAGCTGAAGAGCTGGTCCATGAAATGGAAGAGGATGGAATTGATGCTCCTATCGATGTTTATCACAGTATGATGCATGGATATACTGTCGTCCATGATGAAAACAAATGTCTAATTGTGTTTGAAAGGCTGAAG GAGTGTGGCTTCAAACCATCTATAATATCTTATGGTTGCCTTATTAATCTGTATGTTAAG ATTGGGAAGGTTCCGAAAGCCTTAGCTATTGGCAAAGAAATGGAATCACATGGCATCAAACATAATAACAAAACTTACTCTATGCTGATCAATGGATTTATCCATCTGCATGACTTTGCAAATGCTTTTAGCATTTTCGAGGACATGATAAAATCAGGTTTGCAGCCTGATCGTGCCGTATACAATTTGCTGGTAGAAGCATTTTGTAAGATGGGAAATATGGATCGAGCTCTTCGCATATTTGAAAGAATGCAGAAGGAACGAATGCAACCATCAAATAGAACATTCAGGCCTATCATAGAAGGATTTGCAGTTGCTGGAGATATGAAAAGGGCTCTCGATACCCTTGACCTAATGCGACGAAGTGGTTGTGCTCCTACTGTAATGACTTACAATGCTCTCATCCATGGGCTAATTAGAAAGCACCAG GTTGAAAGAGCTGTTTCTGTACTTGACAAGATGTCTATTGCTGGCATTGCACCAAATGAGTATACATACACAATCATTATGAGAGGCTATGCTGCTAGTGGAGATATTGGGAAGGCTTTTGAGTATTTCACCAAAATCAAAGAGAGTGGCCTAAAGCTCGATGTGTACATTTATGAAACATTGTTGAGAGCCTGTTGCAAATCAGGAAGGATGCAAAGTGCCTTAGCAGTTACAAGAGAGATGAGCTTTCAGAAGATACCAAGGAATACATTTATATATAATATTTTGATTGATGG TTGGGCTCGCAGAGGAGATGTCTGGGAGGCAGcagatttgatgaaacaaatgaaaGACGATGGAATCCCTCCTAACATCCATACATTTACCTCCTACATAAATGCATGCTGCAAAGCAGGAGACATGCAG AGAGCGGAAAATGTGATTCAAGAAATGGCAGATGTTGGATTGAAACCGAATGTCAAGACGTTTACCACATTGATTAAAGGTTGGGCTAGAGTGTCACTGCCAGATAGAGCGTTGAAATGCTTTGAGGAGATGAAATTGGCTGGGCTTATGCCTGATGAAGCTGCTTATCATTGCTTGGTGACCTCACTTCTCTCAAGGGCAACTGTGATGGAGGGAAGCACCTACACGGGAATCTTAAGTGTCTGTAGGGAAATGTTTGAGAATGATTTGACTGTTGACATGCGCACTGCTGTTCACTGGTCAAAATGGCTTCACAAGATTGAGAGGACGGGTGGTGCGCTAACAGAAGCACTTCAGCGAATATTTCCACCTGATTGGAACTCATCAGAAAATTTGGAGGCTTCGAGTTCTGTAAGTGACGGAGATTCTGAATCTTGCAGTGACTCAGAGttaagtgataatgatgaggatcaTGATGATGACTTGTGA
- the LOC136492819 gene encoding casparian strip membrane protein 1, with product MSTSEAGAAATVIPIDDVAHHHGKAPAVATAPPPPAAAASSVAVPAAATTTAPRKTGVPFFRRADRGSRCVALLDFVLRVAAFGPALAAAIATGTSDETLSVFTQFFQFHARFDDFPALLFFMVANAIAAGYLVLSLPFSAVIVLRPQAIGLRHLLLVCDMIIAALLTAAAAAAAAIVDLAHSGNLRANWVPICMQFHGFCQRTSGAVVASFLAVLVLLFLVILAAFAIRKR from the exons ATGAGCACCAGCGAGGCCGGCGCCGCCGCGACCGTGATCCCCATCGACGACGTGGCCCACCACCACGGCAAGGCCCCGGCCGTAGCCACggcgcctcctcctcccgctGCAGCAGCATCGTCAGTGGCGGTACCCgcagcggcgacgacgacggcgcctcgGAAGACGGGCGTCCCGTTCTTCCGGCGCGCCGACCGCGGCAGCCGGTGTGTGGCGCTCCTCGACTTCGTGCTGAGGGTCGCTGCCTTCGGGcccgccctcgccgccgccatcgccacgGGCACCTCCGACGAGACGCTCTCCGTCTTCACCCAGTTCTTCCAGTTCCACGCCCGCTTCGACGACTTCCCGGCGCTCCT GTTCTTCATGGTGGCCAACGCGATCGCGGCGGGGTACCTGGTGCTGTCCCTCCCCTTCTCCGCCGTCATCGTCCTCCGGCCACAGGCCATCGGCTTGCGCCACCTCCTGCTCGTCTGCGACATG ATCATAGCGGCGCTGCTGACGgccgctgctgcggcggcggcggcgatcgtgGACCTGGCGCACTCGGGGAACCTGCGCGCCAACTGGGTGCCCATCTGCATGCAGTTCCACGGCTTCTGCCAGCGCACCAGCGGCGCCGTCGTGGCATCCTTCCTCGCCGTGCTCGTCCTCTTATTCCTCGTCATCTTGGCCGCCTTCGCCATCAGGAAACGCTGA